A window of Castanea sativa cultivar Marrone di Chiusa Pesio chromosome 1, ASM4071231v1 contains these coding sequences:
- the LOC142635784 gene encoding putative EG45-like domain containing protein 1: protein MEMRIFLTVGIIASLISAASAIRGSATFYTKYVPSACYGNQGQGVMIAAASDAFWNGGAACGKFFTVRCTGDHTGVPHPCTGASVTVKIVDHCPGCSSQFDLSREAFAKIANPVAGIIDIEYNQV, encoded by the exons ATGGAGATGAGAATTTTTCTAACGGTGGGTATCATTGCAAGTCTTATCTCTGCAGCTTCAGCTATAAGGGGAAGCGCCACATTTTACACAAAATATGTTC CGTCTGCATGCTACGGCAACCAGGGCCAAGGTGTCATGATAGCAGCAGCTAGTGACGCCTTTTGGAATGGTGGTGCTGCATGCGGGAAATTTTTCACTGTTAGGTGCACAGGAGACCATACCGGCGTACCACATCCTTGCACGGGTGCTAGTGTTACGGTGAAGATCGTCGATCACTGTCCGGGATGCTCATCTCAATTCGACCTCTCTAGAGAAGCCTTTGCCAAGATAGCTAATCCTGTGGCTGGAATAATCGACATTGAGTACAACCA GGTTTGA
- the LOC142642213 gene encoding EG45-like domain containing protein: protein MAIKIHAFVFLGLVLSLISVASAISGTATYYTVYTPSACYGFQDQGVMIAAASDALYENGAACGRMYKVRCTGPTNAGVPQPCRGEVTVKIVDRCPSPGCQATIDLSQEAFNIIADPAAGKINIDYTQV from the exons ATGGCAATCAAAATCCATGCTTTTGTTTTCTTGGGGCTTGTCTTAAGCCTTATCTCAGTGGCTTCCGCCATTTCTGGAACTGCCACTTACTACACAGTTTACACTC CGTCTGCCTGCTATGGCTTCCAAGATCAAGGAGTTATGATCGCAGCTGCTAGTGATGCCCTATATGAAAATGGGGCTGCATGTGGTAGAATGTACAAAGTTAGGTGTACGGGCCCTACAAACGCAGGAGTACCCCAGCCATGCAGGGGTGAAGTCACTGTTAAGATTGTTGATCGCTGCCCATCTCCTGGATGCCAAGCGACAATCGATCTCTCTCAAGAGGCTTTCAACATTATTGCTGACCCCGCTgctggaaaaattaacattgatTACACCCA GGTTTGA
- the LOC142621631 gene encoding EG45-like domain containing protein — translation MGVIIRDLIMVTMAICLISVANAAQGTATYYTPPYVPSSCYGYQNNGVMIAAASDAIWGNRAACGRMYRVRCTGATNQGVPQPCKSTSVVVKIVDYCPPGCQGTIDLSQEAFSVIANPDAGKIKIEYTQV, via the exons ATGGGAGTGATTATTCGTGATTTGATCATGGTGACCATGGCCATTTGTCTCATCTCAGTTGCAAATGCTGCGCAGGGGACTGCTACTTACTATACACCTCCTTATGTTC CCTCTTCGTGCTATGGATATCAAAACAATGGTGTTATGATAGCTGCAGCAAGTGATGCAATATGGGGCAATAGGGCAGCATGTGGGAGAATGTATAGAGTCAGATGCACTGGGGCTACCAATCAGGGTGTGCCACAACCTTGCAAGAGTACCAGCGTTGTGGTTAAAATCGTCGATTACTGTCCCCCAGGATGTCAAGGAACCATAGATCTCTCTCAAGAGGCTTTCTCTGTTATAGCTAATCCAGATGcaggaaaaatcaaaattgagtaTACTCA GGTTTGA